ACGGCGAAACGGATCAGCTGCGTGTCGGACACATGCGATCCGTCGACCAGGTCGGCCTCGGCGGTCAGCCGCAGCAGGTAGACGCCCGGGGCCGTGAACACCCAGTTGGCGTGGGTGTGGGTGTTGACGTCCACCCACACCGGCTGGCTGTCGGTCACGCGCGAGTCCCACAGCAGCTGCGGGGTGCCGAACGACCCGGACTGCAGATAGGTGGTCACCACGCCCGGCCCCTGCACCCCGGTGAGCGACAGGGTGATGCCCCTGTCGATCGTCGCCATGACGTCGGGGTCCTGGGTGTTCCAGCCCAGCCACACCACCTCAGGGTTCTGGGTCTGCGGCACCACCCACACCGTTGCTCCCGGATCGGCGCCGATGAACGAATAGGCGGGGTCGTCCGGAACCGTCAGCTCTCCGGCGTCCAGCACCCGTAGCACGGTCTCGTCCGGGTAGCGCCACACGCTGGTCGCGGCGGCGTCGGCCCGGGCGGCGTCGTCGTGGATGAGGAACCTCCACGTGCCGTCGGCTTCGAACTTCGGGCCCATGTCCACGTGCCCGGTCTCGATCACATGATCACCGTGGACGATGGCCAGGTCGGACGACAGCGTCTGCTGCAGGTTGGGGTCGGCGGTCTCCGCCCAGGCCGTCCCGGGAGCGGCCAGCAGGCAGGCCGCCACCAGTCCAGCGCCGAGGGCATGCAGAGCGCGGCGCCTGGTGGGTGGTGTCGAGGTTCTCATCAGGGTCATCTGTGTTCCTTGCTTCATCAGGTCGTCGGATCGTGGGTCGAAAGCCGGGCCGGTGGTCATCCCGACAGGCACGTCCGCAGGGAGTCGGCGTTGAACCGCATCATCTGCACGTAGCTCGTCACGGACGCGTCGAAGGTGTCGCCGTAGATCGAGCACACCTGTATGCCCTGCTCGGCAGCCACCTGGGTCAGGGTCGACGAGCGGGCCCTGAGGTTGGGCTCGAGGAACACCGCGGGAACGTGCAGCGTCTTGACCGTCTCGGTGAGCCTCCTGCGGTCGGACAACGACTCCTCGGCCGACGGGTTGGGAGTGACGAACCCGGCCACCTGTATCCCGTAGGCGTCGGCCAGGTATCCGAACGCGTCATGGGTGGTCACCAGGTACCGGTTCGCCTCCGGGATCGCGGCAATGGTGTCGCGGACGTATGCGTCCGTGGCCTCCAGTTCGGCCAGGTAGGCGCTCGCGTTCGCCGCATAGTCGCGCGCCCCGGCGGGGTCGGCTGCGATCAGTGTGTCGCGGATCAGTTGCACATAGGCCATCGCGTTGCGCACGTTCTGCCACAGGTGCGGGTCGATCTCGCCGTGCACATGTTTGCCGAGCACCGCCTGCGCCAGTTGATACACCTGGTCGCCCGCATGGCCCAGGAACGCGTACTGCGACCCCGCCGGGATCTCCTCCAGCGCCTTGGCGGGCACGTCGATCACCACGTCGTCCGGGTCGAGGGCGTGCTGGGTGTGCTCACCCCCACCCTCGGGGTCGAAGCGCACCTCGAGCCTTCCTTCATCGAGGTTCGCGGTCAGGTCCGCATGCCCCTCGTCGAGCACCACCGCGTCGGTCACATCCGCCTCGGCAGGGTTGACGCCGACCGCGAAGGTATAGGTCGCCGACCCGAGATCGATCGGCTTCGAGGTGTCGTCCACTTTGAGCTGGCCTTTGAGGGTGATCGTGTACACCCCGGGCTCGGTGAAGGCCCACGACAGGTGGGTGTGCGCGTCGGCGGGCAGCGACATGGTGTCGCTCTTGTACCCGTCGCTCGCGTCGAAGCCGTCGGACGAGTCGAAGTAGACGTCGGTGTCGCCGAAGGTGCCCGTCAGGTAGGCGAACAGGTTTCCCGGGCCGGTCGCGTCCGTGGCCGACAGCAACACCTCGGAGGTTCGCGACGCCCCGTACTGGTCGCCGAGCCCCTGGGCCCGCAGGCCGAGCCACACCGTGTCGAGGCCCGCGTCCTCCACCAGCGGGATGACCTCGGCGGC
The Brooklawnia cerclae genome window above contains:
- a CDS encoding choice-of-anchor M domain-containing protein; translation: MTLMRTSTPPTRRRALHALGAGLVAACLLAAPGTAWAETADPNLQQTLSSDLAIVHGDHVIETGHVDMGPKFEADGTWRFLIHDDAARADAAATSVWRYPDETVLRVLDAGELTVPDDPAYSFIGADPGATVWVVPQTQNPEVVWLGWNTQDPDVMATIDRGITLSLTGVQGPGVVTTYLQSGSFGTPQLLWDSRVTDSQPVWVDVNTHTHANWVFTAPGVYLLRLTAEADLVDGSHVSDTQLIRFAVGTSTSVDEALAATWQGDAEPSATTSSDDGASGAPDASGTAVAPDGDKDPLVPVLIGAIVVVAGGLIAGFTIAIVRGNRTRRRVLAARAGSGEAEPGRNTDGAEKAGEA
- a CDS encoding anchored repeat ABC transporter, substrate-binding protein produces the protein MGGRRVAGVCRIVSGVTPGVGGTHPAHRRFRRVLRLCVPLVACVSLLSGCLAKPTLAATSDRLQVVTTTGILRDLVHNVGGDRVDVVSLVPDNGDPHTYEPSLRDARNVVYADVAFSNYAMLEEQSVVKTLDANLPDDAINVSLAEESVKYAAEVIPLVEDAGLDTVWLGLRAQGLGDQYGASRTSEVLLSATDATGPGNLFAYLTGTFGDTDVYFDSSDGFDASDGYKSDTMSLPADAHTHLSWAFTEPGVYTITLKGQLKVDDTSKPIDLGSATYTFAVGVNPAEADVTDAVVLDEGHADLTANLDEGRLEVRFDPEGGGEHTQHALDPDDVVIDVPAKALEEIPAGSQYAFLGHAGDQVYQLAQAVLGKHVHGEIDPHLWQNVRNAMAYVQLIRDTLIAADPAGARDYAANASAYLAELEATDAYVRDTIAAIPEANRYLVTTHDAFGYLADAYGIQVAGFVTPNPSAEESLSDRRRLTETVKTLHVPAVFLEPNLRARSSTLTQVAAEQGIQVCSIYGDTFDASVTSYVQMMRFNADSLRTCLSG